In one window of Legionella fallonii LLAP-10 DNA:
- a CDS encoding phosphoribosyltransferase, whose amino-acid sequence MSKYIDREHAGKLLAEQLREYANISDTIILALPRGGVPVAYEIAQKLSVPLDVFIVRKLGVPGHEELAMGALASGGNIVLNEELIATIGISQSSIDNVIKAEEEELLRRERLYHVNGPLPELKNKTIVLVDDGIATGATMKAAILALRQQQPAKIIVAVPVAARDTCKEIAKLVDQIVCPLKPNDFYAVGLWYENFSQTSDDEVRELLKKAYEGRRSVKQAS is encoded by the coding sequence ATGAGCAAGTATATCGATAGAGAGCATGCAGGTAAGCTTCTGGCAGAACAGCTTAGAGAATACGCCAATATATCCGATACTATTATTCTGGCCTTGCCTCGTGGCGGGGTTCCTGTGGCCTATGAGATCGCGCAGAAGCTTTCTGTTCCATTAGATGTATTTATCGTGCGAAAATTGGGGGTTCCAGGGCATGAAGAACTGGCTATGGGAGCCCTGGCTTCAGGTGGAAATATTGTTCTTAATGAAGAACTTATTGCGACTATTGGCATTTCGCAGTCATCCATAGACAATGTGATTAAAGCTGAGGAAGAGGAGTTACTTCGCCGTGAACGTTTATATCATGTTAATGGGCCTCTTCCCGAACTGAAAAATAAAACAATAGTGCTTGTAGATGATGGCATAGCCACTGGCGCTACCATGAAAGCTGCAATTTTAGCCCTACGTCAACAACAACCAGCTAAAATCATAGTCGCAGTGCCTGTGGCAGCAAGGGACACGTGCAAAGAGATAGCAAAACTGGTTGATCAAATTGTATGTCCCTTAAAGCCAAACGATTTTTATGCCGTGGGGCTGTGGTATGAGAATTTTTCCCAAACTAGTGATGATGAAGTACGTGAGTTATTGAAAAAAGCTTATGAGGGTAGAAGAAGCGTGAAGCAAGCTTCTTAA
- a CDS encoding zinc-dependent alcohol dehydrogenase family protein has protein sequence MYAMVMDQPGQKLRYIQVAKPQPQKNEVLVKVSSCGICRTDLHVVDGELTHPKLPLIPGHQIVGTIEQLGTAVTSLQIGQRIGIPWLGSSCGTCSFCLSGRENLCDDARFTGYQIDGGFAEYCVANHQFCFPIPEGYSDEQAAPLFCAGLIGYRSFLKTADAKHLGLYGFGAAAHILIQTACKQGRIVYAFTTPGDKAAQDFAYHLGATWAGDSDKAPPHLLDASIIFAPVGELVPLALKNTVKGGIVVCAGIHMSDIPSFPYEILWGERTITSVANLTRKDGEEFLSLAPKIPIKTEVHTYPLKAVNEALDDLRHGRFTGAAVIQINE, from the coding sequence ATGTACGCCATGGTAATGGACCAACCAGGTCAAAAATTAAGATACATTCAAGTGGCAAAACCACAGCCACAGAAGAATGAGGTGTTAGTAAAAGTAAGTTCTTGTGGCATTTGTAGAACGGATCTACATGTTGTTGATGGAGAATTAACTCACCCCAAACTCCCTCTCATTCCTGGACACCAGATCGTAGGAACCATTGAACAATTAGGCACCGCAGTAACCTCTTTGCAAATAGGCCAAAGAATTGGCATCCCCTGGCTAGGCAGTAGTTGTGGAACCTGTTCATTTTGTTTATCAGGCCGTGAAAATTTATGTGATGATGCACGTTTTACCGGTTACCAAATTGATGGTGGGTTTGCAGAATATTGTGTTGCTAATCATCAATTTTGTTTCCCCATACCTGAAGGATACTCGGATGAGCAAGCTGCTCCACTATTTTGTGCAGGATTAATAGGTTATCGTTCTTTTTTAAAAACAGCAGATGCAAAACATTTAGGACTTTATGGTTTTGGTGCCGCAGCTCATATTCTTATTCAAACAGCCTGCAAACAAGGACGAATAGTATATGCCTTTACCACTCCAGGCGACAAAGCGGCTCAAGATTTTGCTTATCATTTAGGAGCAACTTGGGCGGGAGATTCCGATAAAGCACCACCTCATCTCCTTGATGCGTCTATCATTTTTGCACCCGTTGGTGAGTTGGTACCTTTAGCTCTTAAAAATACAGTCAAGGGAGGAATAGTGGTCTGCGCCGGCATTCATATGAGTGATATCCCTAGTTTTCCTTATGAAATATTATGGGGAGAAAGAACAATTACCTCTGTTGCCAATTTAACAAGAAAAGATGGAGAGGAGTTTTTATCATTAGCCCCGAAAATTCCTATTAAAACAGAGGTTCATACCTACCCTCTAAAAGCTGTCAATGAGGCACTTGATGATCTGCGCCACGGTCGCTTTACAGGAGCAGCAGTGATCCAAATCAATGAGTAA
- the thpR gene encoding RNA 2',3'-cyclic phosphodiesterase, with protein sequence MMDNSIRVFFAIKPPQSMQHSLAGLLKTLAFADPQHFIKWIDVDKLHITLQFIKSIQLEDVERLIKQVKTTLKSNAAFQLEFGQLEWFPEPRHPRVISLRVSPQESLKTLALTLAQVISALNYPVETRPFRGHLSLGRLTHSRSQIASLSRIKLSDIQPVVINEFYLMESKLEKGKTVYTSLAQFHLT encoded by the coding sequence ATGATGGACAACAGTATTCGCGTATTTTTTGCTATTAAACCACCTCAATCGATGCAGCACTCTTTGGCAGGCCTGTTAAAAACATTAGCCTTTGCAGATCCCCAGCATTTTATAAAATGGATTGATGTTGATAAACTACATATCACACTACAATTTATAAAAAGTATTCAATTAGAGGATGTCGAACGGTTAATTAAGCAAGTAAAAACCACACTAAAAAGCAATGCTGCATTTCAATTGGAGTTTGGTCAATTAGAATGGTTTCCTGAACCTAGGCACCCTAGAGTTATTTCGTTAAGAGTGAGTCCACAAGAGAGTCTAAAAACTTTGGCTCTAACACTGGCCCAGGTTATCAGTGCTTTAAATTATCCAGTAGAAACTAGACCCTTCCGTGGTCATCTGTCTTTAGGGCGATTAACTCATTCTCGCTCTCAGATAGCCTCTTTATCACGAATCAAGCTTTCTGATATTCAACCGGTTGTTATCAATGAATTTTATCTGATGGAAAGTAAATTAGAAAAAGGAAAAACAGTCTATACATCCTTAGCTCAGTTTCATTTGACTTGA